A single region of the Elizabethkingia sp. JS20170427COW genome encodes:
- a CDS encoding IS5 family transposase, giving the protein MLGKNPKKQPELFRPMLVDFIDDKHELVLLSEKIDWNYFEQEFASLYSHKGNPSHPIRFMVGCLLLKHLYNLGDETLEKAWIMNPYMQYFCGRVFFEHKFPCDPSNFVHFRKRIGEAGIEKIFAYSVRMHDAKTSTSNFVLSDTTVQENNTTFPTDAKLCKKVIDYCNKIAENEGIKQRQRYTKVSKQMVRNTYNGKHPKRSKMARKSQRQLKTIALRLIRELERNFNEEQKEIYKESLALYTKVVTQNRSDKDKIYSIHKPFTRCIAKGKAHKQYEFGNKVGLITTANKGKKIILGIKAFLQTPYDGHTIEPLLEQMENNGQKLPKELVYDRGGRGKSEIKGVKISIPSNPKKTDTAYRKQAKRKKFRTRAAIEPIIGHLKTDFRLAQNYFLGETGPQINAMLSATAWNLKKMMEILKEKIIFQFYKIINLLFSRFIFQNKLEARFC; this is encoded by the coding sequence ATGTTGGGAAAAAATCCAAAAAAACAACCTGAATTATTCCGCCCGATGTTGGTTGATTTTATAGATGATAAACACGAACTCGTTTTACTTTCAGAAAAAATAGATTGGAACTATTTTGAACAAGAGTTTGCATCATTGTATTCTCACAAAGGCAATCCGAGTCATCCAATTCGTTTTATGGTAGGCTGTTTGCTTTTAAAGCACCTGTACAATTTAGGAGATGAGACTTTAGAAAAAGCATGGATTATGAATCCCTACATGCAATACTTTTGTGGTAGAGTTTTCTTTGAACATAAATTCCCTTGTGATCCGAGTAATTTCGTTCATTTCCGAAAAAGGATAGGTGAAGCCGGAATTGAAAAAATCTTTGCCTACAGCGTAAGAATGCACGATGCAAAAACAAGCACTTCTAATTTTGTTTTATCCGACACCACAGTTCAGGAAAATAACACAACATTTCCTACCGATGCAAAATTGTGCAAAAAAGTGATTGATTACTGTAATAAAATCGCCGAAAACGAAGGCATCAAACAAAGACAACGTTACACCAAGGTCAGCAAACAAATGGTTCGCAACACTTACAACGGCAAGCACCCTAAACGGTCAAAAATGGCAAGAAAATCTCAGCGACAACTTAAAACTATCGCCTTGAGGTTAATCCGTGAACTTGAACGCAATTTTAATGAAGAGCAAAAAGAGATTTACAAAGAATCATTAGCACTTTACACCAAAGTCGTTACCCAAAACCGAAGCGATAAAGATAAAATCTACAGCATCCACAAACCATTCACTCGATGTATAGCCAAGGGGAAAGCACATAAACAATACGAGTTTGGGAATAAAGTAGGTCTGATAACCACTGCTAACAAAGGAAAGAAAATCATTCTCGGGATTAAAGCATTTTTACAAACTCCATACGACGGTCACACCATAGAACCACTCTTGGAACAGATGGAAAACAATGGTCAGAAACTTCCCAAAGAGCTTGTTTACGATCGGGGAGGAAGAGGAAAATCGGAAATCAAAGGCGTAAAAATCTCCATTCCAAGCAATCCAAAAAAAACAGATACAGCTTACAGGAAACAAGCAAAGCGTAAGAAATTCAGAACCAGAGCAGCGATAGAACCTATCATCGGACATTTAAAAACCGATTTTAGGCTGGCTCAAAATTACTTTTTGGGAGAAACTGGTCCACAAATTAATGCGATGTTATCAGCAACTGCTTGGAATCTCAAGAAAATGATGGAAATACTGAAAGAGAAAATTATTTTTCAATTTTATAAAATTATAAATCTTCTATTTTCAAGATTTATTTTTCAAAATAAATTGGAAGCAAGGTTTTGTTAA
- a CDS encoding methyltransferase domain-containing protein → MKLSEEYWDQQWVAQKTGWDVGKPTPPLMSIIDNYSGDLSDKVLIPGCGNAYEAEYLIQKGFTNITLIDISETAVKKLQEKFRNFPQVKVVHQDFFKLIGNFDLILEQTFFCALPPESRSRYVEKMEELLSDGGKLCGVLFNRTFEKQAPPFGGNLKEYQELFKTKFNSIHMEECKNSIPPRLGNELLLIIRK, encoded by the coding sequence ATGAAACTTAGCGAAGAATATTGGGACCAGCAATGGGTAGCTCAAAAAACAGGATGGGATGTAGGAAAGCCTACCCCTCCTCTAATGAGTATTATCGATAACTATTCCGGAGACCTTTCAGATAAAGTCCTTATCCCCGGCTGTGGCAATGCTTATGAAGCCGAATACCTTATCCAAAAAGGATTTACCAATATTACCTTGATTGATATTTCGGAAACTGCCGTGAAGAAATTACAAGAGAAATTTAGAAATTTCCCTCAGGTAAAGGTCGTCCATCAAGACTTTTTTAAGCTTATAGGGAATTTCGACCTTATCTTAGAACAAACATTCTTTTGTGCATTACCTCCCGAAAGTAGATCCCGATATGTAGAGAAAATGGAAGAACTTTTGAGCGATGGCGGAAAGCTCTGTGGAGTATTGTTCAATAGAACTTTCGAGAAACAAGCCCCCCCCTTTGGAGGAAATTTAAAAGAGTACCAAGAACTTTTCAAAACGAAATTCAACTCTATCCATATGGAAGAGTGCAAAAATAGTATTCCACCCCGACTAGGGAACGAGCTATTGCTCATCATAAGAAAATAA
- a CDS encoding rhodanese-like domain-containing protein: MSFSKIKKVLFLLIFSGSFLGIKAQTSSPDLTVLLQDPNIILVDVRTPAEYKAEPLDHAINIPLQEIGKRLSEFKNDKKYVVFCRSGVRAGKAKALLEKNNISQVYSGVSFSHLYRLQAQYPEKDILLEDVARIKRLSIGPHFIQYGLGLKKNQEFINFIGQQYGVITILEGKVLLKSKQGDITLEKGSTYEFPIHQKINIIGLQKSNKILFIYQK; the protein is encoded by the coding sequence ATGTCCTTCTCAAAAATAAAAAAAGTCCTTTTCTTGCTCATCTTTTCTGGTTCTTTTTTAGGAATAAAGGCACAAACCTCATCCCCTGACCTTACAGTGCTATTGCAAGATCCCAATATCATTTTGGTAGATGTTAGGACTCCTGCAGAGTACAAGGCTGAGCCTTTAGACCACGCGATTAATATCCCTCTTCAGGAAATAGGCAAGCGACTATCCGAGTTTAAAAATGACAAAAAATATGTAGTCTTTTGCCGTTCGGGGGTAAGAGCAGGAAAAGCAAAAGCATTATTAGAAAAAAATAATATCTCCCAAGTATATTCAGGGGTTTCTTTTTCTCATCTTTACCGATTACAGGCCCAGTATCCTGAAAAAGATATTCTCCTAGAAGATGTAGCAAGGATAAAGAGATTAAGTATCGGACCGCACTTCATACAATATGGCTTAGGACTAAAGAAAAACCAAGAATTTATCAACTTTATAGGTCAACAATATGGGGTGATTACTATTTTGGAAGGAAAGGTTTTGTTAAAATCTAAACAAGGAGACATCACCTTAGAAAAGGGAAGCACCTATGAATTCCCCATTCACCAAAAGATAAACATAATCGGGCTTCAAAAAAGCAATAAAATCCTTTTTATTTACCAAAAATGA
- a CDS encoding rhodanese-like domain-containing protein encodes MKVEQIYTGCLAQGAYYIVSNGEAAIIDPLRETQPYLNKLQEDNAQLKYIFETHFHADFVSGHVDLSKATGADIVYGPTAKTEFTAITAEDNQIFEIGKIKIKVLHTPGHTLESACYLLINEEGKETALFSGDTLFLGDVGRPDLAQKANEITQEDLAGMLYDSLMNKIMPLPDSITVYPAHGAGSACGKNMQKETVDTLGNQKKSNYALNQPNKETFIKEVITGLTPPPQYFGYNVAMNKGGYDSFQEVLHKGLTPLSPEEFKNIAEESSALILDTRNAGDFAQEFIPQSINIGIKGDFAPWVGTMIVDVKQPILLITEEGKEEESITRLSRVGFDHVLGYLKGGVTAWKNAGESTDTIERISAQEFENRYSEDATVIDVRKEGEFAASHIENATTKPLAYINQWVGDIDPKKHFFIHCAGGYRSMIAASILQARGYRNFSEVEGGYNAIKNTNIPKTDFSCPSQK; translated from the coding sequence ATGAAAGTAGAACAAATATATACAGGATGCCTTGCTCAAGGTGCTTATTATATCGTTTCAAATGGAGAAGCTGCCATCATCGACCCTCTAAGAGAAACTCAACCTTACCTCAACAAATTACAAGAGGATAACGCTCAATTAAAATATATTTTCGAAACCCATTTCCATGCAGATTTCGTTTCTGGGCATGTAGATTTAAGCAAAGCAACAGGGGCAGATATCGTTTACGGCCCTACTGCAAAAACAGAATTTACGGCAATCACCGCTGAAGACAATCAAATTTTTGAAATTGGAAAAATCAAAATAAAAGTACTCCACACCCCTGGTCATACTTTAGAAAGTGCCTGCTATCTTCTTATTAATGAAGAAGGAAAAGAAACCGCTCTTTTCTCTGGAGACACCCTGTTTTTAGGCGATGTTGGCAGACCAGATTTAGCACAAAAAGCCAATGAAATTACCCAAGAAGACCTAGCAGGAATGTTGTATGACAGCCTGATGAATAAAATAATGCCCTTACCCGATAGCATCACGGTTTATCCCGCTCATGGAGCAGGAAGTGCCTGTGGTAAAAATATGCAAAAAGAAACCGTAGATACTTTAGGCAACCAAAAGAAAAGCAACTATGCTCTTAACCAACCCAATAAAGAAACCTTCATTAAAGAAGTTATCACCGGGCTTACCCCTCCTCCGCAGTACTTTGGCTATAATGTAGCGATGAACAAAGGAGGATACGACAGCTTCCAAGAAGTCCTACACAAAGGGCTTACCCCTCTTTCTCCTGAAGAATTTAAAAACATCGCTGAAGAAAGTTCTGCATTAATCTTAGATACCAGAAACGCAGGAGATTTCGCTCAAGAATTTATCCCGCAATCTATCAATATTGGGATTAAAGGAGATTTTGCTCCTTGGGTAGGGACTATGATTGTAGATGTTAAACAGCCAATACTTCTCATTACCGAAGAAGGGAAAGAAGAAGAAAGTATTACTCGCCTTAGTAGAGTAGGTTTCGATCATGTGTTAGGATATCTTAAAGGAGGCGTTACCGCTTGGAAAAACGCTGGAGAGAGCACAGATACTATTGAAAGAATCAGTGCTCAGGAGTTTGAAAATAGATATAGCGAAGATGCCACAGTTATCGATGTAAGAAAAGAAGGTGAGTTTGCTGCCTCTCATATAGAAAATGCCACTACCAAGCCTCTAGCATACATCAACCAATGGGTAGGAGATATAGACCCTAAAAAACACTTCTTTATCCACTGTGCTGGAGGATACCGAAGTATGATTGCTGCTAGTATTTTACAAGCACGTGGCTATCGTAACTTTTCAGAAGTTGAAGGAGGATACAACGCTATTAAAAACACCAATATTCCTAAAACAGATTTCTCATGTCCTTCTCAAAAATAA
- a CDS encoding carboxypeptidase regulatory-like domain-containing protein, which yields MKKLITSLFTVATFFLYAQKTITGKVSDTSGNAIPSASVTVENSQNSVIIAYGITDAKGNFKIPFTTDLANVRVKVKAFNQKSQVKEIKNEDQTLNFKLDSDVTEIKEVVLKTKLITKKGDTISYDITAFANKNDRVLSDALKKMPGVEVASDGSITYQGTAINKFYINGKDLMEGGYGTINNSLPLDAIGKVEIMENHQPVKILQDKVPSEQAAFNIKLKKKVTMTGRGEVGMGGSPLLWNVKLTPMLFTDKIQWVFNYKTNNNGESVENEGNIMAFGSRFEGIRRNASQTSWLNVENAATPSVPQKRYLMNNVHYLSGNLLTNLNKSKEWEFKANANYTNNAISRESFVETHYLPPFNNGAVISNAVRNNFYTDKIKGEMIFTKNAKKGFFKNTTSFTQFWNADRADVSRTINGVNDADNTAGQGIEAPTTNFQNSLSTIIPWKEKLINLRSFINYQNDKQTLRVNPFSYTPQEVYNKDTQTMDPIFQHPLLTKYANQYLRMKTFETQEAVNMSFSAKRWTFTPEVGFNYTINKLNSALTGEDNHSVTDPLDGKYQNDLKFSNVTPYVSGQINYKGTNFNMYLTLPVNFNNIKAEDPAAGRNVDIRLNKTTFEPSTFMQYEFASFWKASANGSISNNFGTIGSVYAGYILMSPVNLSRPYSNGILAQNKSQSGGVGIEYRNPLNNLFFNVRSRVSKTTNNLMLNTFLDNGNTTSEYIVRDNDINSNSQSVEVGKYFPSFKTNASIGFSNSNNKSLSMNNSIIQRTKSNNQSFNFKVNNAFFSWMSLDYNFSLGFGESTFTYLNTESTVKNNNFSHNLNLIFYPIENHSIGLNWDQNNFKQGNQLYKNPFYDLTYQYTWAKKRIDFEVKWLNIANTKVYETINTGSTGTTYRRMYIRPSQVMFTVKFNFK from the coding sequence ATGAAAAAACTAATAACATCTTTGTTTACTGTGGCAACCTTCTTTTTGTACGCACAGAAAACCATCACAGGGAAAGTTAGTGATACTTCAGGAAATGCCATTCCTAGTGCAAGTGTTACGGTAGAAAATTCTCAGAATTCCGTAATTATCGCTTATGGCATTACCGATGCAAAGGGGAATTTTAAAATTCCCTTCACTACTGATTTAGCGAATGTTAGGGTAAAAGTAAAAGCCTTTAACCAGAAAAGTCAGGTTAAGGAAATTAAAAATGAAGACCAAACCTTAAACTTTAAGCTAGATTCAGATGTTACTGAAATTAAAGAAGTAGTCTTAAAGACCAAACTTATTACTAAAAAAGGAGATACTATAAGCTATGATATTACAGCATTTGCCAATAAAAACGATAGGGTACTCTCCGATGCATTGAAGAAAATGCCAGGGGTAGAAGTGGCAAGTGATGGAAGTATTACCTACCAAGGTACGGCGATTAATAAATTTTATATTAATGGAAAAGACCTTATGGAAGGTGGTTATGGAACCATTAACAACTCACTTCCATTAGATGCAATAGGCAAGGTGGAAATCATGGAAAACCACCAACCTGTAAAAATCCTTCAAGACAAAGTGCCTAGTGAGCAGGCCGCTTTTAATATTAAATTGAAGAAAAAAGTAACCATGACAGGTCGTGGTGAAGTAGGCATGGGAGGATCTCCTCTGCTGTGGAATGTAAAGTTAACCCCAATGTTGTTTACAGACAAGATACAATGGGTGTTTAATTACAAAACCAACAATAATGGTGAGTCAGTAGAAAATGAAGGAAATATTATGGCATTTGGAAGCCGATTTGAGGGGATTAGAAGAAATGCCTCTCAAACTTCATGGCTGAATGTAGAGAATGCAGCAACCCCTAGTGTTCCTCAGAAAAGATATTTAATGAACAATGTCCATTATCTTTCAGGTAATTTATTGACGAATCTTAATAAGAGTAAAGAGTGGGAGTTTAAAGCCAATGCCAATTATACCAATAACGCTATTTCTAGAGAGTCTTTTGTAGAAACTCATTATCTACCTCCTTTTAATAATGGAGCGGTTATTTCCAATGCGGTAAGAAATAACTTCTATACCGATAAGATAAAAGGGGAAATGATCTTTACTAAAAATGCTAAAAAAGGATTCTTCAAAAATACGACAAGCTTTACCCAATTTTGGAATGCCGATAGAGCCGATGTTAGCAGAACCATCAATGGAGTAAACGATGCAGATAATACAGCAGGACAGGGGATAGAAGCTCCTACTACCAATTTCCAAAACTCGTTAAGTACTATTATTCCATGGAAAGAAAAGTTGATTAATTTACGCTCTTTTATCAATTACCAAAACGATAAGCAAACGTTGAGAGTGAATCCTTTTAGCTATACTCCACAAGAGGTGTACAATAAAGATACCCAAACGATGGATCCTATCTTCCAACATCCGTTGTTAACCAAATATGCTAACCAATATCTAAGGATGAAGACCTTTGAAACTCAGGAGGCGGTGAACATGAGCTTTTCAGCGAAGAGATGGACTTTTACTCCAGAAGTAGGTTTTAACTATACGATAAATAAACTAAATTCAGCTTTAACAGGAGAGGACAACCACTCGGTAACCGATCCATTAGATGGTAAATACCAAAATGATTTGAAGTTTAGCAACGTTACCCCTTATGTTTCTGGGCAAATTAATTATAAAGGAACCAACTTCAATATGTACCTTACCTTGCCGGTTAATTTCAACAATATTAAAGCTGAAGACCCAGCCGCAGGAAGAAATGTGGACATTCGATTAAACAAAACGACTTTTGAGCCAAGTACTTTTATGCAGTATGAATTTGCTTCATTCTGGAAAGCTTCGGCTAACGGAAGTATCAGCAATAATTTCGGAACTATTGGCAGTGTATATGCAGGATATATCTTGATGAGCCCTGTTAATCTAAGCCGCCCATATTCTAACGGTATTTTAGCTCAAAATAAATCTCAAAGTGGAGGTGTAGGGATTGAGTATAGAAACCCGCTAAATAACCTATTCTTCAATGTAAGATCTAGAGTGAGTAAAACGACCAACAACCTTATGCTGAACACTTTCTTAGACAATGGAAATACCACTTCCGAGTATATTGTAAGGGACAATGATATTAACTCCAACTCACAGAGTGTAGAGGTAGGAAAATATTTTCCTTCGTTTAAAACCAATGCTTCCATAGGATTTAGCAATAGCAATAATAAATCACTAAGCATGAACAATAGCATCATCCAAAGAACAAAAAGCAATAACCAAAGCTTTAATTTTAAAGTGAATAATGCTTTTTTCAGTTGGATGAGTTTGGATTATAATTTTAGTTTAGGCTTCGGAGAAAGCACCTTTACCTATCTCAATACCGAGAGTACAGTGAAAAATAATAATTTCTCCCATAACCTTAATTTGATTTTTTATCCTATCGAGAACCATTCCATTGGCTTGAACTGGGATCAGAACAACTTTAAGCAAGGAAATCAATTGTATAAAAACCCATTTTATGATTTAACTTATCAATATACATGGGCGAAGAAAAGAATAGATTTTGAAGTAAAATGGTTAAATATTGCTAATACCAAGGTTTATGAAACCATTAATACAGGTTCTACAGGAACTACTTACAGAAGAATGTATATCCGACCGAGCCAAGTGATGTTTACCGTGAAGTTCAACTTTAAATAA
- a CDS encoding GLPGLI family protein, whose amino-acid sequence MKKIFTLIVMCSTMAIAQSHRFIYEYKYIPNIKAKDDVKKDMMALDINEKGSVYQSLDKMKNDSILRAQVEALSKNMSGTINLQGMNRSKSIVNYKVTKEYPSYTVFLHEKVDANNYKISEDKKPEWKISSETQTINGYNIQKASTHFGGRDWTAWFTTELPFPDGPYKFYGLPGLIVKLEDSTGSHIMTLVANRKQDKAEDNTRTIFERKEIAVTSNQFKKAWKDFLADPGKEIRGMGTSSSAKVYFRDASGKTMDQKDIVKGKEAMVKKILETENNRIEPSLYE is encoded by the coding sequence ATGAAAAAGATATTCACATTAATAGTTATGTGTTCTACAATGGCTATTGCTCAATCTCATCGCTTTATTTATGAATATAAGTACATCCCGAATATAAAAGCCAAGGATGATGTTAAGAAAGATATGATGGCATTGGATATTAATGAAAAGGGTTCGGTGTACCAAAGTCTGGATAAGATGAAAAACGATTCTATTTTGAGAGCTCAGGTTGAAGCGCTTTCTAAAAATATGAGTGGTACGATTAATTTACAAGGGATGAATAGATCTAAGTCTATTGTTAATTATAAAGTTACCAAGGAATATCCATCTTATACTGTTTTTTTGCATGAAAAAGTAGATGCCAATAACTATAAAATATCTGAAGATAAAAAACCTGAATGGAAAATTTCATCAGAAACCCAAACCATCAATGGATACAATATACAGAAGGCAAGCACTCATTTTGGAGGAAGAGATTGGACAGCGTGGTTTACCACCGAACTTCCCTTTCCAGATGGGCCATATAAATTTTACGGCCTTCCTGGGTTAATTGTGAAATTAGAAGACAGTACAGGATCCCACATAATGACTTTAGTAGCCAATAGGAAGCAGGATAAAGCGGAAGATAATACGAGGACTATTTTCGAGAGGAAGGAAATTGCAGTTACCTCTAATCAGTTTAAAAAAGCCTGGAAGGACTTTTTAGCAGACCCTGGTAAAGAGATACGTGGGATGGGAACTAGTTCATCTGCTAAAGTATATTTCCGAGATGCGAGTGGTAAAACAATGGATCAAAAAGATATTGTAAAAGGGAAAGAAGCTATGGTAAAAAAGATATTGGAAACCGAAAACAATAGGATAGAACCTAGCTTATACGAGTAA
- a CDS encoding TonB-dependent receptor domain-containing protein, with protein MNKHQAISKKYITLPLCVAAFSFISAQQVDSILMRDIEVVSITKPFTQPKITPNSHDFLNHDAGDFLTNLPELGVRRIAGSYAADPVLRGFKYEQLNVVSDGFMSSIHACPSRMDPVSSQINMSMIKQADVYKGPYQFRFGNAVGGTINFIGEDPKFSSNPKFSGRISTGYESNGNIFRNEAWGQLATKKLVFDIFGSYQKGDDYKDGEGNEVPSAFKRYNIGSKLAYQWNDRQTTILQASTNQARDVKFATGRMDILKDNTWMYSLKHEMKFQDAFVDRLNFSSFLTSVDHLMGDSARTMLSHIKSKSAGAKVEAKMVWGQNILYSGVDFRHDAERKIPNASTSSGSMNHGGMNHGGMNHGGMSMSTNPWQDAQSNVVGWFNEYQYLWGKSKITASYRLNFDHSKVNDPSHFFMQKYGDLSASKVTNSLSFSYKYSFNPYAQMTFLVGRGERAASLTEKYINFFMIGYDNYQYVGNPHLKSEKNLQADWVFSYQKGNLHLQTDIFYSRLTDFISSQIVTDIPATSQTAKGVRQMQNIKDAYKTGIEGSLQWQFLPYLRLDASAAYTYAKNISQDVPLPEIAPLDTRLGLKATLNKFLIGADMRFVASQKRINPLFGELPTKDFTVFNLEAQAEIFPKANVSFQVKNILNRSYTEYLNKTTANSNYTERFLSPGRSFALTFSYTL; from the coding sequence ATGAATAAGCATCAAGCAATTTCAAAAAAATATATTACCCTACCTCTTTGTGTAGCGGCCTTTAGTTTTATTTCTGCACAACAAGTGGATAGTATCCTGATGAGAGATATAGAAGTGGTAAGCATTACAAAACCATTCACCCAACCTAAAATAACACCTAATAGTCATGATTTTTTAAATCATGATGCGGGGGACTTCTTAACCAATTTACCAGAACTAGGGGTAAGAAGAATTGCAGGAAGCTATGCTGCTGATCCTGTTTTAAGAGGTTTTAAATATGAACAACTCAATGTGGTGAGCGATGGCTTTATGTCCAGCATACACGCATGCCCTTCGCGTATGGATCCCGTGTCTAGCCAGATTAATATGAGTATGATTAAGCAGGCAGACGTATATAAAGGTCCATATCAATTTAGATTTGGGAATGCTGTAGGAGGAACGATTAATTTTATAGGGGAAGATCCTAAATTTTCATCTAACCCTAAATTTTCAGGTAGAATTTCCACAGGCTATGAGAGTAATGGAAATATTTTCAGAAATGAAGCTTGGGGGCAGTTGGCAACGAAAAAACTAGTGTTTGATATTTTTGGGTCTTACCAAAAAGGAGATGATTATAAAGATGGAGAGGGGAATGAGGTTCCATCCGCTTTTAAGAGATATAATATTGGGTCTAAATTGGCGTATCAGTGGAATGATAGGCAGACAACAATTTTACAAGCAAGTACCAACCAAGCGCGAGATGTGAAATTTGCGACTGGTAGAATGGATATTTTGAAGGACAACACATGGATGTACTCTTTAAAACACGAAATGAAATTTCAAGATGCCTTTGTGGATAGGTTAAACTTTAGTTCTTTCCTAACGAGTGTAGATCATCTAATGGGAGATTCTGCAAGAACGATGCTTTCCCATATCAAGAGTAAATCTGCGGGAGCTAAAGTGGAAGCCAAAATGGTGTGGGGACAAAATATTCTATATTCTGGAGTAGATTTTAGACATGATGCTGAAAGGAAAATACCCAATGCTAGTACTTCTTCGGGCAGTATGAACCACGGAGGGATGAACCATGGAGGGATGAACCATGGAGGGATGAGTATGTCCACTAATCCATGGCAGGATGCTCAAAGCAATGTAGTAGGATGGTTTAATGAATACCAATATCTATGGGGAAAAAGTAAGATTACAGCGTCTTATCGTTTGAATTTCGATCACTCCAAAGTGAATGATCCTTCTCATTTCTTCATGCAAAAATATGGAGACCTATCGGCGAGTAAAGTTACCAATAGTTTGAGCTTTTCATATAAATATTCCTTCAACCCTTATGCTCAAATGACATTTTTGGTAGGGCGAGGTGAGCGCGCTGCTAGCCTTACCGAAAAGTATATCAACTTTTTTATGATAGGCTACGACAATTATCAGTATGTAGGAAATCCTCATTTAAAATCTGAAAAAAACCTTCAGGCAGACTGGGTGTTTTCTTATCAAAAAGGAAACTTACATTTACAGACAGATATTTTTTACTCTCGCCTAACGGATTTTATTTCTTCTCAAATAGTAACCGATATCCCTGCAACTTCCCAAACAGCAAAAGGAGTAAGGCAAATGCAGAATATAAAAGATGCGTATAAAACAGGGATTGAAGGCTCTTTGCAATGGCAATTTTTACCATATCTAAGATTGGATGCATCCGCAGCTTATACTTATGCTAAAAATATAAGTCAGGATGTTCCTCTACCTGAAATTGCCCCACTGGACACTCGCCTAGGATTGAAGGCTACGTTGAATAAATTTTTAATAGGAGCTGATATGAGATTTGTGGCTTCTCAGAAGAGGATTAATCCCCTTTTTGGAGAATTGCCAACTAAAGATTTCACCGTATTTAATTTAGAAGCCCAAGCAGAAATTTTCCCAAAAGCCAACGTATCATTTCAGGTAAAAAATATTTTGAACAGAAGCTATACAGAGTATCTTAATAAAACAACTGCAAATTCTAACTATACCGAAAGATTTCTTTCTCCGGGAAGAAGTTTTGCCCTTACTTTTTCATATACATTATAA
- the hflX gene encoding GTPase HflX, with product MLEKKEHLYEKTVLVGLITKDQDEEKLTEYMDELEFLAYTAGATVEKRFTQKMSMPDSKTFVGKGKAEEIKTFVKENEIGTVIFDDELSPSQLKNLEREMEVKILDRTNLILDIFAQRAQTSYARTQVELAQYEYLLPRLTRMWTHLERQRGGIGMRGPGETEIETDRRIVRDRISLLKEKLKTIDRQMATQRNNRGKMVRVALVGYTNVGKSTLMNTLSKSEVFAENKLFATLDTTVRKVVIGNLPFLLTDTVGFIRKLPTQLVESFKSTLDEVRESDLLVHVVDISHDSFEDHIASVNNILQEIEAHKKPVIMVFNKIDNFTYEKKAEDDLTPSTKKNISLEEWKNTWMAKSKVPTVFISALTKENFPEMKKMIYDEVLKIHISRFPYNDFLFQYYDDEDNIGEA from the coding sequence ATGTTAGAGAAAAAAGAACATCTGTACGAGAAGACGGTTTTGGTAGGTCTCATTACCAAAGACCAAGATGAGGAAAAGCTTACCGAATACATGGATGAGCTGGAGTTTTTGGCCTATACAGCAGGAGCTACGGTAGAGAAGAGATTCACCCAAAAAATGTCGATGCCCGACTCCAAAACGTTTGTAGGAAAAGGAAAAGCAGAGGAAATAAAAACTTTTGTTAAAGAAAATGAGATAGGAACGGTAATTTTTGATGATGAACTCTCTCCTTCCCAATTGAAGAATTTGGAAAGAGAAATGGAAGTAAAAATCTTAGACCGCACCAATCTGATCTTGGATATCTTCGCACAAAGAGCACAAACTTCGTATGCAAGAACTCAGGTAGAACTTGCCCAATACGAATACCTTCTACCTCGACTAACCCGTATGTGGACCCACTTGGAGAGACAGAGAGGGGGTATTGGTATGCGTGGTCCCGGGGAAACAGAGATAGAAACCGATAGAAGGATTGTAAGGGATAGGATCTCTTTATTAAAAGAAAAACTGAAGACTATAGATAGACAAATGGCTACCCAACGCAACAACCGTGGGAAAATGGTGAGAGTAGCCTTGGTGGGATATACCAATGTTGGGAAATCTACACTTATGAATACCTTATCCAAGTCGGAGGTATTTGCAGAGAATAAACTTTTTGCAACTTTGGATACCACAGTAAGAAAAGTAGTAATAGGTAATTTACCTTTCCTATTAACCGATACTGTTGGGTTTATTAGAAAATTACCTACCCAGCTGGTGGAGTCTTTTAAATCTACCTTGGATGAGGTAAGAGAATCAGACTTATTGGTGCATGTAGTTGATATTTCCCATGATAGTTTCGAGGATCATATAGCTTCTGTAAATAATATTTTACAAGAAATAGAAGCTCATAAGAAACCTGTCATCATGGTATTTAATAAGATAGACAATTTCACTTATGAGAAGAAAGCAGAAGATGATTTAACTCCTTCTACTAAAAAGAATATTTCTTTGGAAGAGTGGAAGAATACTTGGATGGCTAAATCTAAAGTTCCGACGGTGTTTATTTCGGCTCTTACGAAAGAAAATTTCCCTGAGATGAAGAAAATGATTTATGATGAGGTACTGAAAATTCATATTTCGAGATTCCCATATAATGATTTCCTTTTTCAGTATTATGACGACGAAGACAATATTGGAGAAGCATAA